The nucleotide window CAACCTTGGTGGCATACTTTTCCGGCAAACGCTGGATTGTTCCTTCCACGTGAGCCTTTCGTGCAGCTTCATAGACCTGCTCATCTGTGGCCTCGAGATTACCGTAACGAATGTTGTGGAGGATATCAGCGTGGAAAAGGGGAGTGTCTTGCGGGACAACACCAATAGATCGACGGAGAGAGTCCAGAGTCACAGTCTTGATATCTTGCCCATCGATCAGAATCTGACCAGAGTTGGAGTCGTAAAAGCGGAAGAGAAGACGAAAGACGGTAGATTTACCGCACCCGGACGGACCAACAATGGCTACCTTCTGACCAGCTGGGATCTTGAAAGAAAGATCGCGGAAGATGGGGCGTTCGGGATGGTAGGCAAAAGCGACATTCCGGAATTCaatctctcctcctttgAGACAAAGCGGTTTCGCAGTAGATGAGTCTTTGATAGCAGAATTAAGAGACTGAAGGTTAAACATGACGTCCATGTCGATAAGACTTTGACGAAGTTCGCGGTAGACTGTGCCGAGGAAGTTGAGGGGAAGTGAAAGCTGGAAGACAAGTTGGTTTACAAGGACAAGGTCACCGACAGTCATCGTACCTGCAAGTTCAATGAGTCATTATAGGTGACAGCCGAAATAAAGTGGACGTACCCTTGACAATCCCCTGAGCACCAAGCAACATCATCAGGGTCAAGGCGCtagagaagatgaaattTTGGCCAGAGTTGAGAGCAGCGAGAGAAGTTGCAATTTTGATAGAAGCCTTCTCGTAAGCCTTGAGGGTGGTGTCGTACTGAGCTACCTCGTACTTTTCATTGTTAAAAGACTATGGTAATGTTAGTCATTGTTCTGCTTCTGCGCCAATACTGCCAAACGAACCTTGACTGCCTCGTAATTGATCAAGCTGTCCACCGCAACTGTCGCACCCTTGTTGTCTGCAGCGTTCGCCTGCTTCCTGAACGTTGTCCTCCAAGCTGTTGTCTTGACGGTGAACCAAGTGTAGAGGAGCATCGTGATCGCTGTGACAGCTGCAAAATCCCAGCCAAACTTCCAGGAGAGGATACCACAAACCATGGAAATCTCGAGAGCAGTGGGGATCACGTGGAAGACGATagaggaaaggatgaaggagataCCCCTGTGTGTATGATTAGCTAATCCCGTCAAGTTGGTGGATTGGCGCACTTGGTTCCGCGGTCGATTGCTCGCGTGAGGCCACCGGTTTGACGCTCGAGGTGGAACTTCATATCCATACTCAAAAGGTGCTCAAAAGTCTCTCGGGCGACTTTTCGGATAGCATTTTGGGCGACAGAGGCGAAGATAGCGTTTCGGAGCTCTCCAAAGAGAGTGGTCAAGATTCTCGCTGCGCCATCTTTAAGGAGAATTAGCATGTCTCTGGACAAATTGATAAGTATAAAATGATGCTTACATCCAGCGATACTGGCACCCGCCAAAACCCAAACCGTAGTTGATTCTGTTATGGGCACGTTCAAGCTGTCTACAATGGTCTTGAAAAAGAATGGCACTTGAACATTCAAGACCTTGCCCGCAACAAGTAACGTGAGAGCACCAATGACTCGCAGTTTAACATTGGGATTGTTCTTCGGCCAGATATTACCAGCCAGCTTGACAATGATGGACCAGTCTGTCTTATCTTGTGACTCGGTAGCGACGGGTTTGGAGgcgttgaaagagctgGGGGGAGTAGTGGAAGCTTTCAAAGGCAAGGTTGGGGACTGAGCGGTCGTCGGTGGTGACCGTGGAGGTGGAATTTGGCGTCGATATGATGTCGAGAAGGATGCTAATGGCTGCCTTGCTGAAGGGGGTACTGAACGTAAATGTTTGCGCAAAGGATCCCCGCTAGGTATTTGTGTTCTATAGACCCTCTTAAAGCATGACGTGGTCATGGTCCTAAATGAGCCTGATAAAGCTCCTGAGGTGAAGAGAGCATGTCGACTGCAGGAGCCGAAGCTCATTTTGGGTGTGGGAGGGTTCCGGAACCGGTGCAAGCGGTACAAATGGAGGGAAATGTGGAGTAGACAGGTCGATCACGAACAGTCGAGTATTTATCTGATAGGCGCTATTAATACCCGTAAATCCGGAGTCATCGAAGGCGCAAAGCACGCAAGATGCACATAAGTAGttaataataatgatgGCACCTGTTGATTGCTCGTTCCTGGAACGACCGGTGACCGCCGGCTGTGATGCACCATGCATTATATATATTTAATAATATGCTCACACCGCATGTGCCACCTAATATAATGCCGGCCAATAGCCGAAGGTAACGCCGGCTGATTATTGTTCCCGGAATAGGCTCTGCCGGTAACTGGAGGGGGCCGAGGGATCCACCACTACTCTTCTCTGTCTGTGATCATCATAACCGATCATATCGTCAACAACGGGCAACCACGCTAGTTTCGATCCATTTAATTATATATCACTGGACGTGTCCCACTTCATTGCAGCtacttcttccttcctgccacttaccatcatcattattCCATCCGGCACACGTCAACCTCTCGCCACCCATCTAAAATGAAGCGCGCATGGGACAGTTCTTCGCCCAGCGCCTTCTCCAGCGCGGACTCCACGCAGCAGTCGACAAACTCGGATCAAGTATGGGTGCAGATGCCCTCACATCCGTACGCAGCAGCCTATTCTTCCATGGCTAACCCCTTCACGCCCTCGCCTTTACACAGTTCAACGACGTTTGATGCCCAAACACTCAACTCAGCCAGTGCGAGTGCAAGCGGGAGCGGTAGACAGGAGAAGCGACCCAGGACAGGAGGGTCAGATGGGAAAAGGAACTCACCGCAGGGACAAAGTAAGAATGGGGATAgcgaaggagaaggggatgatgatgacgatgacgacgacgatgaGAACGACGACGAATCCGGGGGAAACAAGGGTGCATTCAGTAAGAAGAATAACAGCACAAAAGCGGTGAAGGGTACAGATGGGAAACAAAAAACCAAATTGACAAGAGGATCGAGGTTAGTGCCCATGTGTTCTTGCTTGTGCAAATGTTCGCTAACTTCCTACAGGGCCTGCGTCGCGTCAGTTGCTTAGGAGATGCTCTTAGGGATTTACTAATATTTGTACAGTTGCCGAAAGATCAAGATGAGATGTATTCCGGACGATGCAGCAGCAGGTCAAGGAAACGGCATCTGCAAGGCAAGTTTTGGTTTCTATGTCGCTTCTTTTCGGCGACTTTCTGTATCATCTGACACCGGCCTTAGCGCTGCAAAGCTGGAGGACACGAGTGCATCTTTGAAGAATCCAACCGAGGCAAGAGAAGTTCACGGAAGAATGAGGCTATGGCCGCAAAACTCTCTAAGATGGAGGCAGCATTGAAGAATATTGGCGTCGCACTGAGCAATATAGATCAGTCTTCCCTCgactccttctcctccgcctTGCATTCTTCCACCGATGACCCCGATGTTATCAATCTCATCACTTCGCACGCCTCTTCGGCTGTCACGCCTAATCTTGCGGTTGCTATGAACCGAAACTCTTTTCCCAGTTCTTTTGATGACCGCACTCATGGTATGTCCCACGAGGCTGGACATACCTCACAAccacctctttctcccCGGCTTCACTCGTTGCCCGATAACGTTCTATCTCCTCTAGGTCTACTGGCAGAAGCTTCACTACAAAATGACGCTTCCAAGCGAAATCTCACAAAAGGATTCGGAACATCAAATAGCTTGGGCAAATCTTTGGCTCGGCCCCTTCCAGGCGAACGTCTTCAGACCCAACGGAATGGCAACATCTCAATGAATGGTGCGGCTACCTTCAGAATGGCGACGAGCGATGTAAGAGGTGGACGgattgaagatgacgaaAATTTTGGTGGTGATCATCGGTTGGGCGTTTCTGATCAAAACTATTTCAAACCTGGAGGGTCTGTCGCGTTCTTTCCCCCCATGCCCGCGGACCATAGGGTGCCGGAATTGTTGACTATTTTAACGAGGGAAGAAATTGGGGAGTTATTTGATATTTTTTTTGATCATAGTGAGTTGGCATGCTGATCACAGGATAATACTGACTTTTCTGAAGTGTCTTTCCATGTGCCTTTGATCTATAAAGAATTCCATACTCCAGATCTGGTACTCCAACGGAGTCAGTTCCTGTGTACAGTGTGAGCACTACGTCCAGCCATGATGTTTCGGTTACAAGACTAATATATTTCTAGTATATGTGCCATTGCAGCCAGATTTTACCACAAAAAGCCCGAACTCCACCATTCACTTTCCGCTTATGCCAAACGTCTTGCTTTCGAAGTCCCTTCTCGTGGATACAAGAGTGTTGAGGTAGTACAAGCCTATCTTCTGCTGTCCCTTTGGACCCTAGGGCCTGAAAAGACTTTTGAGCAAGACAGGACCTGGTTGATGCTGGGCATGGCTATTCGCATGGCTACTGACCTCAACCTTCATCGGAAAAGCGTGATGTCCAATCTCGACACTGAAGAAGGTCGGGCACGCGACCTTGAGATTATCAACCGCGAACGATGCTGGCTGCATTGTTTCGTCTTGGACCGGTCTCTTTCGGCGCAGATGGGCAAGCCATACAGTTTGCGGGAAGATTATATCATCCGGAATGCGTGTGAATTAGTCTGGCATCAGCAGAAATTTTCTCTGCCGTCGGATGCAGCGTTGTCTGCCTATGTGATGTTGCAGCAGATTATGAGTAGGGCGATTGATAGCATCTACTCTTCCACAACCACTGTGTCAGGACTGCGACACGACTGTGACTGTAAGTTTGTCTTTCGTCTACTAGCAAGATATTACTGACATACCCTCAGACATGCTGATTGTTCGTTCGGCACATGAAGAGCTGAGAAGGTGGTTGGCAGATGCCAAAAACAACAAGTGGGTCACTTTGGTTCTGGCAGTTTTCATCCAACATTGACATCGTGAAGGTTGTCGAGTAGCGAGATAAGCAGAGAGTTTGACAGCCGTGCCAACTTCTACTTTGCATATTCATCACTTGTCCTTTATTCGTTTGGGTTGGAAAACGCGCTCGAGAAAGCAAAGATGGACATTTCATTCTTTTTGACAAATGTGTATGAAGCGGCTACGGTGCGTCACACCATATCTGGTTGTGCGTCAATAGAAACTGACATTCATTGGCTGAATAGAAAGTTTGTATGGTCGTTAAGGAAGAGTTTTTGCCCAAAGGATGGTTGCCATACTTGCCGGATACCAACTTTGTCATGTGTAGTTACGCTGTGAGTGTCATTGCCGTTAGTTTGAAGTCGCACGACTGACAATGTATAGCTTCTGTCGCTCCTCAAGCTGCTAAAACCTGAGCTTCGGCCTTACCATGACTCAGAAGAGtccatcttcaaccttGTTACCGAGGTCGCCGACATTCTCGAAGACTGTGCCGCCGACCCCTCTCATCAGCCTGCCATCTATGCTGCGTTCATTCGCGAAATTGTCCGCAAGACCAAAGAGATGCGGTACGGAGGTACAGCCACTGCGCCAGCCTCTCCTGCAAGTCACACAATTGCAGGACATATGCATGGCATAGTTCCTGGGGAGGCAGCTGCAATGGGTATGGTCGGCAATGGTAGGCCGGCTGGTGAACCCCCTGCTGCATCCACTAGGAATGATGCAGAGACAGGTGCTTCTGCAGCCAATGCAACTGTGGACGGCGCACAGGGAGCTCAAAACGGGGTTTACGATCCCAGCTTAATGGGTCAGAGCGCTACCAACTGGCATCCTGATGTTCTTCCCCACGAAACACAGTTCACTTTTATTCCTCAAGGTGGCGACATGCTTATTCTCCCTTCACAAGCTGGTCCCTCAATCGCGCCTTCTCCAACTTCCGCCTTCCTTGCTAACCCCACTGGTACCAGCATCAATGCAGGCAATGCAAGTGGCATTGGAGCTGCGGCCGGCACTGGTGGCAGTCATTTCGGTACTCCGTCAGGATCAACTGGATGGGCAGAATATCTGCCAACATTTATGAGTTCGGATGGATTtgatggatgggatggatCGATGCTTCTTCCCGGTTTTGGTAAAGGCCAGATTACGCTGAGTGGTGGGTTGTTGCATAGTCAGCATGGAAGTGGTATAATGTGAGTAATTTCAAACTTGGCAGTACTTTTCAACCTTACTGATTTGATACAGAACGCCGTTACACCAGACGCCTACACAGAGTAGAATGGGTAGTAGGGCAGGAAGTCGGACTCAATCCCCTCACCCGCATTAGAACAGTCTCAAAAGTAGTCGAATTGTTAGGCTTCTGGAGGGCCGGAACTTGTAATAGAAGGATGCTCCTAGTGCTTTATGTATATGCAGACTCCACAGTTGGTCTCTTCTTGTTATAGTTGATCTTGCGTTTATGATTTAGTATGATACCCCGTGTACATGTACGTAAAAAAATGCAGAACCAAGAAGTATATACATCTTGTAATCAATCAAACCTGATTGATGTGTTCCCTTATAAGGACAGCTTATTTTCGTTATGCCTGAAAGCCACTTCTCGGGGTAATCTGAATGACAGACAGTACATGTCTTTGTTGGGGGCAACGGAGCGAACGTGATGAAGGTTATAATCCTCGACTTGAGGGGTGAGGCTGAAAGATAAGTTATTGGATGCTCGCTGTTCTGCTGGTCAGCACTGGATCCTTCGCTTTCAGATATGGTCTCACCTGTAAAATGTCTATCTCTGCCTTGTCAGTTTCAATTTCCTTAGTGAAACAATAACAGTGCACCATGGGCATCTCGACCTTTTGCttcgcttcttctttaCCGCCGTACTCATCGACGAAGGTTTTCTCCGAGAGGAGTGGAGTGTAGCAACCTACGTATgaggggaggaaggtgaTCGCAGAATCAGGGAGATTCATAATGAAGTGGGAAATTAACTTCGGAGGATGGACGGACTGGGACTCGATAGAGGCTTCCTGAGAGGGAACTGGCGTAGCGGCAGTCTCGGTGACTGGTTGCCCAGCATCTTTAGCCTGTTCCCTTTTCCGTCGTGCTTCTTTTGCCTCACGATCTCGCTGACGGTTAGACATTTTGGGGGGAGGGGCAGGGTCAAAAGGACGGGTCCAAACTTCAAGTGGCGCTATACGAATGAACTCAAAACCATCAATTTCTGACACTCGCAATGTCGGTTCAACCTGAACAAAACGTCAGTGTCGATTTCAAAAAATATGATATGGGGGCATACCTTATTTTTAAGCCTATTCTCTCTCATCCATTTGACACTCTCAGGGTTGAGGTCATTTCCGAGCACGTAGCATCCCTTCTTGGCGGCAGGGATAGCGAAAGGTCCAACCCCAGCCATGACATCTGCAATGACACAGCCAGGAGGGAACAGACTAATCAGTCGTTCGTGCtcatgatgaagacgagaaTTCCAGTATACGTTGGAAAAATTGAAGGTGAAAGAACATCCAGACTCATTCTTGAGAACATCAGCTGATATTTTCAGTATACGGGAGCGATACCTACGACCGTCGCAATATAATCATTGTCACCCGCGATCACTTCCATGTCAAAGTATCGGAATTGGGCATGGATGGTATCCAGCTTGTTAACTATAGTCCTCAAACTCGGATTTTTCTGATGTTATATTAGCGACCATCAGAGAACTTTGCGCTGATTACGGGAGCTTACATCGAGAACCACTTGACCGATGAGATATCGGAAAGGTAACCACTCCCCACGCAAATTCATATGACCTATATGACCTGTTGTTGTGAATGAAGAGGGGATGTCCTCGCTTTTTGTTGTAGGAAGGCAGGCTCCAAGGATCTCCGCTGAGGAGGAATCATTATCAGTGCCTTATCGTAACTGGAGAGCTCAGATCACTCACAAGCGTTCCAGTTGTCATATCCTAATCTAACAACCTCCTTGACTAAAGCCTTTGCTCCTTTCAACGCTTCTTTCGCCTCTTCGGGCAGCTCGTTTACCtgagagagatggaatCTGAGCAATTTGAGACCCTTGATGGTttgagcagcagcagggATTAGTTCAGCAGGGCATTCCACAATTGGTTTGGTCTTGGGCAAATCCAAAACCAAGCTAGAAATAGTCAAGAACAGTATCAAATTAGCCTCTATATAAGTACTCACTTCTTTAAAGAGGTATGTGATCTCAGCTTTCCAATCATCCCGGGTTCGACTACCGCGGACAGTATCTGAACGTTCAAGTCAAACGCCGAACGGTCGAGCTCCGTCATTCCAGTATGAGACGGTGGGCAAATCGTCGCAGAAGGGGACAGCGCTAGTGCTCTGGATCCCAAAGATGCCATAGTGACGTATCTGACAGACTGCGGCTGATTCTGAAATTGTCGAAGCGATAATCTTGCGATGGTAGGGAGCCGAATTTGCGCTCTACTAAAAATTGCTGGGCGGATGACTAGGCACAGCGATTTGAGCATGAACTCGGGGAATTCAGGGCCCAGCCTTGAGATGGTTATTCCAGTCGGTTGAGGGCTTCGTGATCACTGTCACAAATGATATTTTCACCATAAACGCTGGAAATTCCATCGGTATGTCGGTCGGTTGTCACTGGACAAACAGTGAAATACTTGCAACAGGAACCCAACACGTCATCACTTCTGACGGGGGAGGGAACAACTTTACTAGGAGTTAAAAGGTGAAGAACTTCGCTCACCAGCTTATGACACTCCGCGCCATACTAATGCCTGCCAAATTTTCCGAAATTTACCATTCCCGCGGCTGGCGCGACCCTTTGTAATTGCTAGTCTGCAGTAGTGTAACATTCTATGGGCGGCACCATTATTACATAAGCTTGTGACCATTGGGGGTTTGGGATGGGCGATGACAAGGGCTAATAGCAGAAGCATGGACGAAAGATCATGTTGCGCGACCAGAACGCTCATCACTAATAGCATACTACTATTcaggaatggaaggggCAAATACCCACGCTATATAAGTAAGGGTACACCTCTTCCATATTCTGAAGGACAATTAGGGCTCAATGCTCATCACCTGCCatttgttcttcctttcatccAATTCCTCGCTGCCCGACCAGTCCCTGGCTCAATCTACTGCATCAGCGTGGAATCTCGCCACTGGAATGAAACAGGAAGAGTTATAGCTCGGAACGAGCCGCTTTCTCGCCAACATTGGCCAACTGTTCCAGCCCTCTCGTGATTCGTGAGGTATTCCTTCGGCCATCAATGGCCCACGAATGAACGAACGAACGAGAGAGTTAATGCTTCTCCTGCTCCTAATGCAGGAGCACTACCATTATCTCACGTTACCGACCAAATAATTATTTGATTAGTTTATGAAGGTACAGGATAATGTGAAAGGAATTTGAGCTTTTGCAACCTAAAACAGTCATGGGCTCTGACCAGCTTCCCTCCAGCAATAAGGAAATATGTGACTGAAAGCTTGATGGTGGTTGCCCACTCTACATCGGCATATCAAAATCAGCAGCTGACTGGTACTATAAGTGTCTACATTCTCCATCTATGGACTAATAGATATTATCTTATTCAATGTCACATCGTCAGCTTCGAATGGGCTGCTCCTTTTCATCTATCGACCGTCGGGATAGTCTGAAATCTCCAGCATCTGTGCGAGAATAGTGCGATGGCATCAAAGATGCATGACTGTGTGCCACGACTGCGATCACAAATGTTTTGATGATAAAGGCTCACTTTTCCATTTCCTAGCTTCTATTCCcccatttccatttttgAAAGCTCTATATTCCATTTTGCTGCCTTGTCACAAACTCCAGGAATCGCCAGAACATCTTCTGGATTTTGCAAATGCCATCTTGGCAACTTGATTATAGCCGACGTTCGCAGCTATGCACCAAGCTTGGAGTTGCCTCTGTTGATATTCAAGTAATTGTGATAGCTCCACCTTCAGCTGTTTATTGTGCCATTTCCTAGGGCCCCTTTGCGCTGCCGCCCAGAGGTCTATGGGATCAGGTTGGGCCTGAAATCGCTCTTATATTTTTTGGCCGATGTGATGGGGTAGGGCGTATaggggatggggaaagGGGATCAAATTTGACGTATCAGACATAGTACACTTTCAAGGATAACACGCCTTTTCggtctttttccttctttgcttcCAGCCCTTTTATCCATGTTAGGTGCACCGAATCCTGTATACGGGGCATGAGTAGCTGTTGCCTCGATTGGTATGTCACAGGGATTAATCACCATAGAGGATTTACCGCAAGAAGACATCATGGTTGTCTTAGAAAGTGACGAGCCCGAAACACGTCTAAGTGCATTTGAGCTTGTGAGCGGGCGAAAAAAGTATACACAAGGCGTTATCGAATTGATCAAATTAAGTTTTAAGTGTAATGAGGCTCTCTCAACTGCCGGGTATGTTTGTTTACCTAACCTTTGTTCTTGAAAGGATTTGCGAATAACTGATTATGATATAAGTGCTCGTTCTGCTTTCTCCTCAGCCACCTACTCTTTTTTCGTCCGTCTTCATCCGTATGAGACCCTGGCGCGTCGTACCCTGTGCAAATTATCTAAACAATCAAATACTTCTTCCACGCCCACTGAGGCCACACAACTGCGAGATTCGCTCTCCCAAACAGCAAATTTTCACTCTTGGTTCCTTCATTTCATCGATGGTAATCTGTGGCACGCACGAAGATATCCTGTCTTCAAGGTGCTATTAGCGCTAAATTTGCTGGGAAGATACTTGGAGGtgtttgatgatgatgagggggTACAAGACAAGATCTACACACAAGGCATAGTGGAAAATCTGCTTGCATGTCAAGCAAGCGAGTTCACAGAGGTGCGATCCAGAGCGCGCAAAATGTGAATTTATGCTTTCTGCAATTCGTTTGTCACTAACACTGGCATAGTCTGGATGACGCTAAGGTTTCGAATCACTCCATACATCATCGGCAAAGGCTTTACTTGCCTCTGCTTTTGCATCGTTGGATCATCCTCGAAAGACTCAAGCTGAGGCAGGTAAAGCTGCTCTTTGCATTCTCTTTGGGAAAGTTGTCCACTATGGCACAGTAACAGAGTCTTTGGAGTTTGTGTAAAATATAATTGCGAAGCTGGAGGATTAAAGGTGAACAGTTGATATTGTCTTGAAACGGGAATGCAAAACGCTTCGATTAACGTTGAGTTATGTTTGAGGAACGAATGAACCTGTACCGCTGGCTTGTATTACTACCTTTGAGTGTGAAAGGCTTATGTAATAATGGTGCCGCCCATAGAATGTTACACTACTGCAGACTAGCAATTACAAAGGGTCGCGCCAGCCGCGGGAATGGTAAATTTCGGAAAATTTGGCAGGCATTAGTACGGCGCGGAGTGTCAGAAGCTGGTGAGAACTTCATCAACCTGGTGATGCATAGGAAGAAAATTGATGCATGTACTAAGGTGATAAACGCAATTTTGTGATGCTTAAGAAATAAAATGGTGGCATCATAGGCTGAAAGTCAATGGTCTGAGTCTCTAGCCTCTTATAGCTCCCTGACTGAGTCGCGATGAGTACTTGTGAAGGTTGGAAAGCTTGGGAAGACTTCACTGGCGAAGATTGAGTTACACCTTGATATGCTTGATGTGCTGGATGTtactgatgatgatataCAGGTTAAATTTTATGTTTTGTTTCAGTAGGCTATTTAGTTCATTGCGTTATTTCTGGTTCgtttttcccttctccattGCGTTTTCAGTTCTTTAAGCATCGAAAATGACGCTATTTTCTAGAATCATACTGTAAGCAatttcatcatcacccatgtacCGTTTGCcactttttttcttctttggcaTGCAAGGGAACCCAGGCCCATATACGGTTTTGATCGTAGTAGATTATACGTAGCATTCTTCATTACCTAGGCATTTGATTACTTCAAGCTTATCAATCATGTGTGTAACAAGATCTATTAAACGCTTTTGCGTGTGCACTAAATACGTTTCCtacttccttccctttaCGCTCGAGAAGCCTTGGACTTGACGCTTCCCTTACTCTTAACActtccctttttcttcaAACCCTTCGCCTCCGCGGCAGCATTGACCGTATCCCACTTGTTGGTCTTAATCAAGCCCTTTCTTGCCCTCACgtaatcatcatcttcatcctcatcctcactggtATCCTCCCTCATCCTTCCGATCCGCGTAGACCAAGTCTGTTCGACTCTCTGAGGCTCGGGACTGGGCGTACGAGAGCGAGACCTGACCTCGGTAGACACTGCGATGGGTCTGGGCGCTTGTGAAACATGGGCTGGAGGGTGAGACTCGATGACAGGAGAGTCTGGCACTGCCATGCGAACAGACTTTCGACGACGAGGGATTGCGTCAGCAGGTGCGCCGAGGGTAGGGGGAACAGCAGGAGCAGctgctgctcctgctgCAACGGCTGTAGGCTCAGAGCGAGCTCCGACAGTGACTTCGCTaccctcatcctcttcatcgtcctTCATGTAGTTGGGGTCGCCAGTGGCCATTTCACCACGCCTGATAACCTTTTCATTTTTGACCATCTTGAAATGGGCGGCATCGTCCTCATCAGACGAATCGGTTTCCGGGCCGTAGCCCTCATCTCCGTCTTCCATAGCAGACTCGTAGATACTAGCTCCGTCACTCTGCAAAGATACAAACGAGCCTCGCTTAGCATCT belongs to Cryptococcus decagattii chromosome 12, complete sequence and includes:
- a CDS encoding iron-sulfur clusters transporter ATM1, mitochondrial; this translates as MSFGSCSRHALFTSGALSGSFRTMTTSCFKRVYRTQIPSGDPLRKHLRSVPPSARQPLASFSTSYRRQIPPPRSPPTTAQSPTLPLKASTTPPSSFNASKPVATESQDKTDWSIIVKLAGNIWPKNNPNVKLRVIGALTLLVAGKVLNVQVPFFFKTIVDSLNVPITESTTVWVLAGASIAGYGAARILTTLFGELRNAIFASVAQNAIRKVARETFEHLLSMDMKFHLERQTGGLTRAIDRGTKGISFILSSIVFHVIPTALEISMVCGILSWKFGWDFAAVTAITMLLYTWFTVKTTAWRTTFRKQANAADNKGATVAVDSLINYEAVKSFNNEKYEVAQYDTTLKAYEKASIKIATSLAALNSGQNFIFSSALTLMMLLGAQGIVKGTMTVGDLVLVNQLVFQLSLPLNFLGTVYRELRQSLIDMDVMFNLQSLNSAIKDSSTAKPLCLKGGEIEFRNVAFAYHPERPIFRDLSFKIPAGQKVAIVGPSGCGKSTVFRLLFRFYDSNSGQILIDGQDIKTVTLDSLRRSIGVVPQDTPLFHADILHNIRYGNLEATDEQVYEAARKAHVEGTIQRLPEKYATKVGERGLMISGGEKQRLAVARVLLKDPPILFFDEATSALDVYTETELMRNINSILTGQGKTSVFIAHRLRTISDADLIIVLQDGYVAEQGTHEQLLAVTGGVYHRLWQAQLTESTQPTDEELEMQREELEIVDEKKKQQS
- a CDS encoding tRNA (guanine(37)-N1)-methyltransferase codes for the protein MASLGSRALALSPSATICPPSHTGMTELDRSAFDLNVQILSAVVEPGMIGKLRSHTSLKNLVLDLPKTKPIVECPAELIPAAAQTIKGLKLLRFHLSQVNELPEEAKEALKGAKALVKEVVRLGYDNWNASEILGACLPTTKSEDIPSSFTTTGHIGHMNLRGEWLPFRYLIGQVVLDKNPSLRTIVNKLDTIHAQFRYFDMEVIAGDNDYIATVNESGCSFTFNFSNVYWNSRLHHEHERLISLFPPGCVIADVMAGVGPFAIPAAKKGCYVLGNDLNPESVKWMRENRLKNKVEPTLRVSEIDGFEFIRIAPLEVWTRPFDPAPPPKMSNRQRDREAKEARRKREQAKDAGQPVTETAATPVPSQEASIESQSVHPPKLISHFIMNLPDSAITFLPSYVGCYTPLLSEKTFVDEYGGKEEAKQKVEMPMVHCYCFTKEIETDKAEIDILQRASNNLSFSLTPQVEDYNLHHVRSVAPNKDMYCLSFRLPREVAFRHNENKLSL